In a single window of the Octopus sinensis linkage group LG1, ASM634580v1, whole genome shotgun sequence genome:
- the LOC115221030 gene encoding general transcription factor II-I repeat domain-containing protein 2A-like translates to MIGKEQGLRGFIQRKLESLNVSKDQILWYHCIIHQESLCSKIIKFDHVMDNVVKAVNFIRSRALNHRQFRNFLDEINAEFSGIPYFTEIRWLSCGRTLKRFYDIREHVAAFLEAKGNSCISFDDDKWMNDFSFLVDITHKLNELNVRLQGKEKLIHNLFGEMTAFQKKLDLWITQIADSNYAHFPCLQEQPHISVINREFFVSELKRMQEEFARRFKDFRACEDQLKIFSMPFDVDPADPR, encoded by the coding sequence ATGATCGGCAAGGAACAAGGCTTGCGTGGTTTCATACAAAGAAAACTGGAATCCCTGAATGTGAGTAAAGACCAAATATTGTGGTACCATTGCATTATACATCAGGAATCACTTTGCTCCAAAATCATTAAGTTTGATCACGTCATGGATAATGTCGTGAAAGCTGTCAACTTCATTCGGAGTCGTGCGTTAAATCATCGACAGTTTCGAAATTTTCTCGATGAGATAAACGCCGAATTTTCTGGCATTCCTTACTTTACCGAGATCAGGTGGCTCAGCTGTGGACGTACTTTGAAACGCTTTTACGATATTCGAGAACATGTGGCAGCATTTCTTGAAGCAAAAGGAAATTCATGCATTAGTTTTGATGACGACAAATGGATGAATGATTTTTCCTTTCTGGTGGACATTACACACAAGCTGAATGAGTTGAATGTGCGgttacaaggaaaagaaaaactcaTCCATAATTTGTTTGGGGAGATGACAGCTTTCCAAAAGAAACTGGATTTGTGGATTACTCAAATTGCTGACAGCAATTATGCTCACTTCCCTTGCCTTCAGGAACAGCCGCACATTTCAGTCATAAATCGGGAATTCTTTGTGAGCGAGTTAAAACGGATGCAGGAAGAATTTGCCAGGAGATTTAAGGATTTCCGTGCTTGTGAAGACCAGCTGAAAATTTTTTCAATGCCTTTTGACGTGGATCCTGCTGATCCCCGTTGA
- the LOC115221134 gene encoding general transcription factor II-I repeat domain-containing protein 2B-like, which translates to MELNELQSDFDVKSQFLNRNLMDFYKYGLPHTQYPNITCYTKPFLVLFGSTWICEYLFSRMQLVESNKRNSLSDELRLALTNIPADIEKLLDDSKQFQVSH; encoded by the coding sequence ATGGAATTGAATGAATTACAAAGTGACTTTGATGTCAAGAGTCAGTTTTTAAACAGGAATCTGATGGACTTCTACAAATACGGTCTGCCTCACACTCAATATCCAAATATTACTTGCTACACAAAGCCCTTTCTCGTTTTGTTCGGTTCGACATGGATATGTGAATACCTCTTCAGTCGCATGCAATTGGTAGAATCGAACAAAAGAAATTCTTTGAGTGATGAACTCCGACTGGCCTTAACAAATATTCCGGCAGACATTGAAAAGCTTCTTGATGACTCGAAACAATTTCAAGTTTCTCACTGA